The following proteins are encoded in a genomic region of Streptomyces lunaelactis:
- a CDS encoding LamG-like jellyroll fold domain-containing protein encodes MLTTETAMATGATLPPLSMPELSMSGLWEWAGKSPLDTPDQQGGTARGKSHRASAGATSAENGVGRKPGKGKGELDPYKRYVDQPETATTGPARGTAKSFNAETSERDAKKSTATSDYYVNADRSTTVRHFPGRTNFKGGDGTWKPIDTRLVEDKDGRLQERSNSLDVEFAPNAADQQLASVDFGSGRSLAYALRGSAKAEPSVAANGTATYAGVLPHTDVQLVPLAEGFKENLVLHSADAANSWTFPLDVKGLTPRIADDGDVEFTDADGKVTATIPHAFMEDSKVDPRSGDAAQSRAVSYELTTVDGESSLRMTADRAWLDDPERDYPVTVDPTVTASNSTYTQNTISGDHSTENQIKVGSYDSGTNKTNSFLQFSSLGTTLNGQKVSAATLNVYALWSATCVAQDFSVHPVTQSWTPSGVTAYPGPAYGAAIGSATPAPGASCSNSDGGTDVGVKMPVSLSTSWFTQVATGGANYGLALTAPTTDGLHWKKFHSDNSATAAWRPALDLTYTANTKPQVNAQYPPENFQANTLQPELLVYAGDADKWPQALKYTFEVYDADSESTTPVVTSGATPLTKGSWKIPAGKLKWSKNYVWYVGVSDGYEEVTHSSRFATAVPQPPVTSGLAQNTDGHEFDPSDGNYTTEDTDADVPVVGPSLEIDRSYNSLDPRIDSAFGAGWSTVVDMKAAETKDAAGTVTSVVITYPGGEQVAFGRNSDGTFVPPPGRYARLQSVTGGYTLTDKDFTAYKIATATAKAGTYAITSITDYAGRAETFTYTSGKLTKITNTTSNRSLTLDWQIPSGTTLPHVFKVTTDPSTAGDSNTAQEWQYTYTGDQLTKVCPPADPTKCTVYGYATGNHYRTTVLDADPFAYWRLGEAAGATVANDAIDLNQGKFNGLFRNVTLGGTGPLAGSTQKAASFNGTTSYVEMPSAPGATPSYMSVSLWFKTSQSGGVLFYYGDKPLSGTDPVGTTTKNTPAVYVGTDGKLRGCLAMSPGCMTTITSTASVNDNQWHNAVLTGVANSQTLYLDGVSQGSLSGTINDWEQPYISLGAGVNTDGWPAMNANDKLGHFAGQLAEVAIYSEPLDPSVITAQHRAAKGSAGLLNRITTPGGKTQSSVVYGTTDDLVLQATDGDGGTWKLTPATVTGSSQVYRSAVMGSAPSGYWRLDDTQGAPQAANELHTGFGTYNTVTQGVTGPFGTGDVTAASFNGTSSYAEIPYATLHAKPNRSVELWFRTTEAGVIMSDQARAPNDPLGAGGAYSPLLYVAADGKLRGHWWSASGSGTTDFGSKTTVMDNVWHHAVLSASGTKQTMYLDGVKQADYTGAAGDQTTARTFVGAGFTKGWISSPSDVSYFTGSIAEVAVYQAGLTADQVEQHWSAYKASSGIAPVRTVKLTDPTDKTLTYVYDAEMGNRLLAAIDTNGKRTTYGYDTAGFMHTVTDANGNRSISGHDIRGNTVSQTDCQDTAADKCATEYYTYYPDATTAFPPMDPRNDLPLTERDARSSGPTDNTYLTNYTYDTAGNVTSVTTPPVAGHPGGRTATTAYTTTATAAAEGGTAKAPAGLVDTVTTPGGKKTKYTYFTNGDVAAVTDANGATAKYTYDNLGRQINENEISDAQPGGLATSFTYDKNDQVATETNPSVTNRVTGAVHQARTATSFDADGNVLNQTVTDLTGGDAARTTTMTYDAYNRMATRTDPGGDTTSFEYDVYGNKVKETDPAGTVNTYAFDAEGRPLTTSLLNYTGDPGNPSAPTTLVQESRAYDPAGRLASITDAMGWVTAYTYTDDGLAASVVRKDPANGKSFTEQANTYDMAGNLIKQVTNDGETTTTFAVDAADRTTSSVLDPSGVNRSSTVSYDPDDNVVSETENDQATGDVSTSDTTYDNLGNVTGTTVHDGTTAPVARYKLDETTGYSVGDSSGANHTGTHGTGMHWNTDRGGSAALDGNANSWAQTDGSVVNTGGSFTVSAWVKLNSTASNYTAVGQDGDHHSGFYLGYVQSANKWAIRFPNRDDASGTLGDQLVYSTAAPVTGQWTHLTSVYDATTAKISLYVNGTLQGTDDRTAPWSANGNLQIGRVKYAGAYDGFWPGGIDDVQVYGQALSASQVSGVHGGTLPAAGSSVRSMTWKLDERGLPVSSTDTNGNTTDYGYDEAAQQTTVTEPAVNAEQNGGTPVSVRPVSMTGYNTFGEATETSDPLGNVSVTAYDAEGQESSTTSPGYTAPGTSTPITATAWNEYNRLGQVTAEVDPLGSRTTYAYTQLGDLASVTEPGGGTTTYTYDTNGDQLSATRPNGAREETTWDYLGRPVTSTDVVRQPTQRAFTAINEYNAPGGELSRTVSPTGVAESYKYNAIGETTEVTDAAGNTSTFTYDMDDQVLTTRGPDGTSSKNTYDGFGQLIATSDLDATGAVLRSSGGTYDRGGNPLTVTDFRGHTTTMTTDATGLVTKAVQPVSATESITTTFGYDAAGNRTRFTDGRGNPFLTTYNNWGLPESVIEPSTPAHPDAADRTFTTVYDANGRSKEQRSPGGVVITNEYDVKDRLTTQTGTGAEAETVAHTYAYDSDDRVTAVAGVGEEKNTFTYDDRGLVLSASGPSGDSSFAYNGDGAITSRTDASGTSTFGYDSAGRLETANDGATGSAMAYGYDVNSQVTSVDYGAGKSKRAFSYDALGRLSNDKLTSPTGNVLTSITYGYDANDNETSKTTSGFAGAGTNTYTYDWANRLSSWNNGTTTEQYGYDASGNRTRVGGDTYTYDARNRLTSDGHSTYAYTKRGTMSSMTAEDGTQTAIKADAFNRVINEGDRTYTYDGLDRVLNAADETGTPLHSFKYSGAGNDVASDGVTSYSRNADGSLLGIKTAVSAALVMTDMHDDVVGQFTDSGEALAGSTTYSPFGKVVQSAGMLGQLGYQSGWTDPDTAKVNMAARWYSPETGQFNSRDTVGLNPLPASITANRYAYADANPMTATDPTGHWSFSGAWKAVKKKVKKTAKSAWKKTKKAVKKVAKVVRKAAKKIKRAVRKTVRKAYRAVRKTVRYVSDSVKRVKRYVKRTYKRVKRYAHKVVKHVKKTVRKVAKAVKHVAKKVVKAAKKVGRAVKKAAKATANFVKQHAATIASVAVGVVVFAGCTAATGGVGVIACGMAAGAAANAVGYAMSDGPKSVGGFLGAVAIGAATGALGGAAGGMAAGAVGRLLAGVGGKALNGAAMGAAGGAAEGAVGYGISCAASEEGCSVSGAAKATAVGAATGGVFGAAASRFGPKSKSQPEPDAQPSAPRPASCPIRRHSFTGLTGVLMANGITKPISEVKVGDYVLTAEPGKKEKEKHRVKAVIVTKNDKEYVDVVVATKSGRKTIQTTKHHQFYEATRNSWAQAGDLKVGQKVQNASGTLTAIVELKSYTAQRVTYDLSVDGLHTYHVLAGSTPILVHNTDCPRVIAVDSGGVATPLPVHEIDSAVHGPMAQNHLKAVDDGAPAILTRMQGEPNHRRNRRHAQAHAPRPRQFGSNATWEEYPFASTYEGGQGATLTLAPGPVNSSHGNTLKQFYADNNLKDGDPFAVRVK; translated from the coding sequence ATGCTCACGACTGAGACAGCGATGGCCACCGGGGCCACACTGCCGCCGCTGAGCATGCCCGAACTCTCCATGTCCGGCCTGTGGGAATGGGCCGGCAAATCCCCGCTGGACACCCCTGACCAGCAGGGCGGCACCGCCCGTGGCAAGAGCCACCGCGCCTCGGCCGGGGCCACCAGCGCCGAGAACGGCGTCGGCCGCAAGCCCGGCAAGGGCAAGGGTGAACTCGACCCGTACAAGCGGTACGTCGACCAGCCCGAAACGGCCACGACCGGACCGGCCCGCGGTACGGCGAAGAGCTTCAACGCCGAGACCAGCGAGCGGGACGCCAAGAAGTCCACGGCGACGTCGGACTACTACGTCAACGCCGACCGTTCCACCACGGTCCGGCACTTCCCCGGCCGCACCAACTTCAAGGGCGGCGACGGCACCTGGAAGCCGATCGACACCCGGCTGGTCGAGGACAAGGACGGCAGGCTCCAGGAGCGGTCGAACTCGCTCGACGTCGAGTTCGCCCCGAACGCCGCCGACCAGCAGCTCGCGTCCGTCGACTTCGGCTCGGGCCGCAGTCTCGCGTACGCGCTGCGCGGCTCCGCGAAGGCCGAGCCGTCCGTGGCGGCCAACGGCACAGCGACCTACGCCGGCGTGCTGCCCCATACCGATGTGCAGCTCGTGCCGCTCGCCGAGGGCTTCAAGGAGAACCTCGTCCTGCACTCCGCGGACGCGGCGAACTCCTGGACGTTCCCCCTGGACGTCAAGGGCCTCACGCCACGCATCGCGGACGACGGCGACGTGGAGTTCACCGACGCGGACGGCAAGGTGACCGCCACCATCCCGCACGCGTTCATGGAGGACTCCAAGGTCGACCCGCGCTCCGGCGATGCCGCACAGTCCCGGGCCGTCAGCTATGAGCTGACCACCGTGGACGGCGAGTCGTCGCTGCGGATGACCGCCGACCGGGCGTGGCTGGACGATCCCGAGCGCGACTACCCCGTCACCGTCGACCCGACCGTCACCGCGAGCAACTCCACGTACACGCAGAACACGATCTCCGGTGACCACTCGACCGAGAACCAGATCAAGGTCGGCTCGTACGACTCCGGCACCAACAAGACGAACTCGTTCCTGCAGTTCTCCTCGCTGGGCACCACGCTGAACGGCCAGAAGGTCTCCGCGGCCACCCTCAACGTGTACGCGCTGTGGTCCGCGACCTGCGTCGCGCAGGACTTCTCGGTCCACCCGGTCACGCAGTCGTGGACCCCGTCGGGTGTCACCGCCTACCCGGGCCCGGCCTACGGTGCGGCCATCGGTTCGGCGACCCCGGCGCCCGGAGCCTCCTGCTCCAACTCCGACGGCGGCACGGACGTCGGCGTGAAGATGCCGGTGTCCCTCAGCACGAGCTGGTTCACCCAGGTCGCCACCGGCGGCGCCAACTACGGCCTCGCGCTGACCGCGCCGACCACCGACGGCCTGCACTGGAAGAAGTTCCACTCGGACAACTCGGCGACCGCCGCCTGGCGTCCCGCCCTGGACCTGACCTACACGGCCAACACCAAGCCGCAGGTCAACGCCCAGTACCCGCCGGAGAACTTCCAGGCCAACACACTCCAGCCGGAGCTGCTCGTCTACGCCGGCGACGCCGACAAGTGGCCGCAGGCGTTGAAGTACACCTTCGAGGTGTACGACGCGGACAGCGAGAGCACCACCCCGGTCGTCACCTCCGGTGCCACCCCGCTCACCAAGGGCTCCTGGAAGATCCCCGCGGGCAAGCTGAAGTGGAGCAAGAACTACGTCTGGTACGTGGGCGTCAGCGACGGCTACGAGGAAGTGACGCACTCGAGCCGCTTCGCCACCGCGGTCCCGCAGCCGCCGGTCACCTCGGGCCTGGCCCAGAACACAGACGGCCATGAATTCGACCCCAGCGACGGCAACTACACCACCGAGGACACCGACGCGGACGTCCCCGTCGTCGGCCCCTCGCTGGAGATCGACCGCTCGTACAACAGTCTCGATCCGCGCATCGACAGTGCCTTCGGTGCCGGCTGGTCCACCGTCGTCGACATGAAGGCCGCCGAGACCAAGGACGCCGCCGGCACGGTCACCAGCGTGGTGATCACCTACCCCGGTGGTGAGCAGGTCGCCTTCGGCCGCAACAGCGACGGCACCTTCGTGCCCCCGCCGGGCCGTTACGCCCGTCTCCAGTCCGTCACCGGCGGCTACACGCTGACCGACAAGGACTTCACGGCCTACAAGATCGCCACGGCGACCGCGAAGGCGGGAACCTACGCGATCACCAGCATCACGGACTACGCCGGCCGTGCCGAGACGTTCACCTACACTTCCGGCAAGCTCACGAAGATCACGAACACCACGTCCAACCGGTCGCTGACCCTGGACTGGCAGATCCCGTCCGGCACCACCCTGCCGCACGTCTTCAAGGTCACCACCGACCCGTCGACGGCGGGCGACTCCAACACCGCCCAGGAGTGGCAGTACACCTACACCGGTGACCAGCTCACCAAGGTCTGCCCGCCGGCCGACCCGACCAAGTGCACGGTCTACGGCTACGCGACCGGCAACCACTACCGCACCACCGTCCTGGACGCGGACCCGTTCGCGTACTGGCGCCTCGGTGAGGCGGCCGGTGCGACTGTCGCCAACGACGCGATCGATCTCAACCAGGGCAAGTTCAACGGTCTGTTCCGCAATGTGACCCTGGGCGGCACCGGTCCGCTGGCCGGCTCGACGCAGAAGGCCGCGAGCTTCAACGGCACCACCTCGTACGTCGAGATGCCGAGCGCTCCCGGCGCGACGCCGTCGTACATGTCGGTGTCGCTGTGGTTCAAGACCAGCCAGTCCGGAGGTGTCCTCTTCTACTACGGCGACAAGCCGCTGAGCGGCACCGACCCCGTCGGCACGACCACGAAGAACACCCCGGCCGTGTACGTGGGCACGGACGGCAAGCTCCGCGGCTGCCTCGCCATGTCGCCGGGCTGCATGACGACGATCACCTCCACCGCCTCCGTCAACGACAACCAGTGGCACAACGCCGTCCTGACCGGTGTGGCCAACAGCCAGACCCTCTACCTCGACGGCGTTTCGCAGGGCTCGCTCTCCGGCACCATCAACGACTGGGAGCAGCCCTACATCTCGCTGGGCGCCGGTGTGAACACCGACGGCTGGCCGGCGATGAACGCCAACGACAAGCTCGGGCACTTCGCGGGCCAGCTGGCAGAGGTCGCCATCTACTCCGAGCCGCTCGACCCGTCGGTGATCACCGCCCAGCACCGGGCGGCCAAGGGGTCCGCCGGGCTGCTCAACCGGATCACCACGCCGGGCGGCAAGACCCAGTCCTCCGTCGTCTACGGCACCACCGACGACCTGGTCCTCCAGGCCACGGACGGTGACGGCGGCACCTGGAAGCTCACCCCGGCCACCGTCACCGGCTCCTCGCAGGTCTACCGCTCGGCCGTGATGGGCTCCGCCCCGTCCGGCTACTGGCGTCTCGACGACACGCAAGGTGCGCCACAGGCGGCCAACGAGCTGCACACCGGCTTCGGCACGTACAACACGGTCACGCAGGGTGTGACGGGTCCGTTCGGCACCGGCGATGTGACGGCGGCGTCCTTCAACGGCACCTCGTCGTACGCGGAGATCCCGTACGCGACGCTGCACGCCAAGCCCAACCGGTCGGTTGAACTCTGGTTCAGGACCACCGAGGCCGGCGTGATCATGAGCGACCAGGCCCGCGCCCCCAATGACCCGCTGGGCGCCGGCGGCGCCTACTCGCCGCTGCTGTACGTGGCCGCGGACGGGAAGCTGCGCGGTCACTGGTGGAGCGCGTCGGGCAGCGGCACTACCGACTTCGGTTCCAAGACCACGGTCATGGACAACGTCTGGCACCACGCCGTTCTCTCGGCGTCCGGCACCAAGCAGACGATGTACCTGGACGGCGTGAAGCAGGCCGACTACACGGGTGCCGCGGGCGACCAGACGACCGCGCGCACCTTTGTCGGAGCGGGCTTCACCAAGGGCTGGATCAGCTCGCCCTCCGATGTCAGCTACTTCACCGGCTCCATCGCCGAGGTCGCGGTCTACCAGGCCGGGCTCACCGCGGACCAGGTCGAGCAGCACTGGTCCGCGTACAAGGCGTCCTCCGGCATCGCCCCGGTGCGCACGGTCAAGCTCACCGACCCGACCGACAAGACGCTGACGTACGTGTACGACGCGGAGATGGGCAACCGTCTGCTGGCCGCGATCGACACCAACGGCAAGCGGACCACCTACGGCTACGACACGGCGGGCTTCATGCACACCGTGACCGACGCCAACGGCAACCGCAGCATCAGCGGCCACGACATCCGCGGCAACACGGTCTCCCAGACCGACTGCCAGGACACCGCGGCCGACAAGTGCGCGACCGAGTACTACACGTACTACCCGGACGCGACCACGGCGTTCCCGCCGATGGACCCGCGCAACGACCTGCCACTCACGGAGCGGGACGCCCGTTCCTCCGGTCCGACCGACAACACGTACCTCACCAACTACACCTATGACACGGCCGGCAACGTCACCTCGGTGACCACCCCGCCCGTAGCGGGTCACCCGGGCGGCCGCACCGCCACCACGGCCTACACCACCACCGCCACCGCGGCGGCGGAGGGCGGCACCGCCAAGGCGCCGGCCGGTCTGGTCGACACGGTGACGACACCGGGCGGCAAGAAGACGAAGTACACCTACTTCACCAACGGTGATGTCGCCGCGGTGACCGACGCCAACGGCGCCACGGCGAAGTACACGTACGACAACCTCGGCCGGCAGATCAACGAGAACGAGATATCGGACGCCCAGCCGGGCGGACTGGCCACCTCGTTCACCTACGACAAGAACGACCAGGTCGCCACCGAGACGAACCCCTCGGTGACCAACCGCGTCACGGGCGCGGTGCACCAGGCCAGGACGGCCACGTCGTTCGACGCCGACGGCAACGTCCTTAACCAGACCGTCACGGACCTCACCGGCGGCGACGCGGCCCGTACGACGACGATGACGTACGACGCGTACAACCGCATGGCGACCAGGACGGACCCGGGCGGCGACACCACGTCGTTCGAGTACGACGTCTACGGCAACAAGGTGAAGGAGACGGACCCCGCGGGGACCGTCAACACCTACGCCTTCGACGCCGAGGGGCGTCCGCTCACCACCAGCCTGTTGAACTACACCGGCGACCCGGGCAACCCGTCGGCGCCGACCACGCTGGTGCAGGAGTCCCGTGCGTACGACCCGGCCGGCCGGCTCGCGTCGATCACCGACGCGATGGGCTGGGTGACCGCGTACACGTACACCGACGACGGTCTGGCGGCGAGCGTCGTACGCAAGGACCCGGCGAACGGCAAGTCGTTCACCGAGCAGGCCAACACCTACGACATGGCCGGGAACCTGATCAAGCAGGTGACCAACGACGGCGAGACCACGACCACCTTCGCGGTGGACGCGGCAGACCGCACCACGTCGTCGGTGCTCGACCCGAGCGGAGTCAACCGCTCCTCCACGGTCTCCTACGACCCGGACGACAATGTCGTGTCGGAGACGGAGAACGACCAGGCGACGGGTGACGTCAGCACGTCGGACACGACGTACGACAACCTTGGAAACGTCACCGGTACCACGGTGCACGACGGCACCACCGCTCCCGTGGCCCGCTACAAACTGGACGAGACGACGGGGTACTCCGTCGGCGACTCCTCGGGAGCGAACCACACCGGTACCCACGGCACCGGTATGCACTGGAATACCGACCGGGGTGGCAGCGCGGCCCTCGACGGCAACGCCAACTCGTGGGCGCAGACGGACGGATCGGTCGTCAACACCGGCGGCAGCTTCACCGTCTCCGCGTGGGTCAAGCTGAACTCGACGGCGTCGAACTACACGGCGGTCGGCCAGGACGGTGACCACCATTCGGGGTTCTACCTGGGCTATGTCCAGTCGGCGAACAAGTGGGCCATCCGCTTCCCGAACCGCGACGACGCCTCGGGCACCCTCGGTGACCAACTGGTGTACTCCACCGCTGCTCCGGTCACGGGACAGTGGACACACCTGACGTCCGTCTACGACGCCACGACCGCCAAGATCTCGCTGTACGTCAACGGCACCCTCCAGGGCACCGACGACCGCACAGCGCCCTGGTCGGCCAACGGCAATCTGCAGATCGGCCGGGTCAAGTACGCGGGCGCGTACGACGGTTTCTGGCCGGGCGGCATCGACGACGTCCAGGTCTACGGCCAGGCGCTGTCGGCCTCGCAGGTTTCGGGCGTCCACGGCGGCACGCTGCCGGCGGCGGGCAGTTCGGTCCGGTCCATGACGTGGAAGCTGGACGAGCGCGGCCTGCCGGTGTCGTCGACCGACACCAACGGCAACACGACCGACTACGGATACGACGAGGCTGCGCAGCAGACCACCGTCACCGAACCGGCGGTCAACGCGGAGCAGAACGGCGGGACCCCGGTCTCCGTCCGCCCCGTGTCGATGACCGGTTACAACACGTTCGGCGAGGCCACCGAGACATCCGACCCGCTCGGCAATGTCTCGGTCACGGCCTACGACGCCGAGGGCCAGGAGTCCTCGACGACCTCACCGGGCTACACCGCGCCGGGGACCAGCACACCGATCACGGCCACGGCCTGGAACGAGTACAACCGGCTCGGCCAGGTCACGGCGGAGGTCGACCCGCTGGGCAGCCGCACCACCTACGCGTACACGCAGCTCGGCGATCTGGCCTCGGTCACGGAGCCGGGTGGCGGTACGACGACGTACACCTACGACACCAACGGCGACCAGCTGTCGGCGACCCGGCCGAACGGTGCCCGCGAGGAGACCACCTGGGACTACCTGGGGCGCCCGGTCACCAGCACGGACGTCGTCCGCCAGCCGACGCAACGGGCGTTCACGGCGATCAACGAGTACAACGCTCCGGGCGGCGAGCTGTCCCGGACGGTGAGCCCGACCGGTGTGGCGGAGTCGTACAAGTACAACGCGATCGGCGAGACCACCGAGGTCACCGACGCTGCCGGCAACACGTCCACGTTCACCTATGACATGGACGACCAGGTCCTCACCACGAGGGGCCCGGACGGCACCAGCAGCAAGAACACGTACGACGGCTTCGGCCAGCTGATCGCCACCAGCGACCTGGACGCGACCGGCGCGGTGCTGCGCAGCAGCGGCGGCACGTACGACCGCGGGGGCAACCCGCTGACGGTGACCGACTTCCGCGGACACACCACCACGATGACCACCGACGCCACAGGTCTGGTCACCAAGGCGGTGCAGCCGGTCTCCGCGACCGAGTCGATCACCACGACCTTCGGGTACGACGCCGCGGGCAACCGGACGCGCTTCACCGACGGTCGCGGCAACCCGTTCCTGACCACCTACAACAACTGGGGGCTTCCCGAGTCCGTGATCGAGCCGTCCACCCCGGCTCACCCCGATGCGGCGGACCGCACCTTCACCACGGTGTACGACGCCAACGGGCGATCCAAGGAGCAGCGCTCTCCGGGCGGTGTGGTCATCACCAACGAGTACGACGTGAAGGACCGGCTGACGACGCAGACGGGTACGGGTGCGGAGGCCGAGACGGTCGCCCACACCTACGCGTACGACTCCGACGACCGGGTCACGGCTGTGGCGGGTGTCGGTGAGGAGAAGAACACCTTCACCTACGACGACCGCGGTCTGGTGCTGTCGGCCTCCGGCCCCTCGGGCGACTCGTCCTTCGCCTACAACGGCGACGGAGCGATCACCTCGCGGACCGACGCCTCCGGTACGTCGACCTTCGGCTATGACAGCGCAGGTCGGCTGGAGACGGCCAACGACGGCGCCACCGGCTCCGCGATGGCCTACGGCTATGACGTCAACAGCCAGGTCACGTCGGTCGACTACGGCGCGGGGAAGTCCAAGCGGGCGTTCAGCTATGACGCTCTGGGGCGGCTGTCCAACGACAAGCTGACCTCGCCGACCGGCAATGTACTGACATCGATCACCTACGGCTACGACGCGAACGACAACGAGACGTCGAAGACCACGTCCGGATTCGCCGGTGCGGGAACCAACACCTACACCTACGACTGGGCGAACCGTCTGAGCTCCTGGAACAACGGGACCACGACGGAGCAGTACGGCTACGACGCATCCGGCAACCGGACCCGCGTCGGCGGTGACACCTACACGTACGACGCCCGCAACCGGCTCACGTCGGACGGGCACAGCACGTACGCGTACACCAAGCGCGGCACGATGAGCTCGATGACGGCCGAGGACGGCACCCAGACGGCCATCAAGGCCGACGCCTTCAACCGTGTGATCAACGAAGGCGACCGGACGTACACGTACGACGGTCTGGACCGCGTCCTGAACGCCGCCGACGAGACCGGAACCCCGCTGCACTCGTTCAAGTACAGCGGTGCCGGCAACGATGTGGCCTCGGACGGTGTGACGTCCTACAGCCGCAACGCCGACGGTTCCCTGCTCGGTATCAAGACCGCCGTGTCAGCGGCGCTGGTCATGACGGACATGCACGACGACGTGGTGGGGCAGTTCACCGACTCGGGCGAGGCGCTGGCCGGATCGACGACCTACTCGCCATTCGGCAAGGTCGTCCAGTCGGCGGGCATGCTCGGTCAGCTGGGCTACCAGTCCGGCTGGACCGACCCGGACACGGCCAAGGTCAACATGGCCGCGCGCTGGTACTCGCCGGAGACCGGCCAGTTCAACAGCCGGGACACGGTGGGCCTCAATCCGCTCCCGGCCTCGATCACCGCGAACCGTTACGCGTACGCGGACGCCAACCCGATGACGGCGACCGACCCGACCGGTCACTGGAGCTTCAGCGGCGCCTGGAAGGCGGTCAAGAAGAAGGTCAAGAAGACCGCCAAGTCGGCGTGGAAGAAGACCAAGAAGGCCGTCAAGAAGGTCGCCAAGGTCGTCAGGAAGGCCGCCAAGAAGATCAAGCGGGCGGTCAGGAAGACGGTGCGGAAGGCCTATCGGGCGGTCCGCAAGACCGTGCGGTACGTGTCCGACAGCGTCAAGAGGGTCAAGAGATACGTCAAACGCACGTACAAGCGGGTCAAGCGCTACGCCCACAAGGTCGTCAAGCACGTCAAGAAGACGGTCCGGAAGGTGGCCAAGGCCGTCAAACACGTGGCGAAGAAGGTGGTCAAGGCAGCCAAGAAGGTCGGCAGAGCCGTCAAGAAGGCAGCCAAGGCCACAGCCAACTTCGTCAAACAACACGCGGCGACCATCGCCTCGGTCGCGGTCGGCGTCGTCGTCTTCGCGGGCTGCACCGCCGCCACAGGCGGTGTCGGTGTGATCGCCTGCGGCATGGCAGCCGGTGCGGCGGCCAACGCGGTGGGCTACGCGATGAGTGACGGCCCGAAGTCCGTCGGCGGCTTCCTCGGCGCGGTCGCCATCGGCGCCGCGACCGGAGCTCTCGGTGGCGCGGCCGGCGGCATGGCAGCCGGTGCGGTGGGCCGCCTGCTCGCCGGCGTCGGCGGCAAGGCCCTGAACGGCGCCGCGATGGGCGCCGCGGGCGGTGCCGCGGAAGGCGCGGTCGGCTACGGCATCTCCTGCGCGGCCAGCGAGGAGGGATGCAGCGTCAGCGGCGCGGCGAAGGCCACGGCGGTGGGCGCGGCGACGGGTGGCGTCTTTGGCGCGGCGGCGAGCAGGTTCGGCCCGAAGTCGAAGTCCCAGCCGGAGCCGGACGCGCAGCCGTCTGCTCCCAGGCCGGCGTCGTGCCCCATCCGCCGCCACAGCTTTACCGGTCTGACCGGCGTGCTGATGGCCAACGGCATCACGAAGCCCATATCCGAGGTCAAGGTCGGCGACTATGTCCTGACCGCCGAGCCGGGCAAGAAAGAGAAGGAGAAGCACCGCGTCAAGGCGGTGATCGTCACCAAGAACGACAAGGAATACGTCGACGTCGTCGTCGCCACCAAGTCGGGTCGGAAGACGATCCAGACCACCAAGCACCACCAGTTCTACGAGGCCACCCGCAATTCCTGGGCCCAGGCGGGCGACCTCAAGGTCGGCCAGAAGGTCCAGAATGCCTCGGGTACGCTGACCGCGATCGTTGAGCTCAAGTCGTACACGGCGCAGCGCGTCACGTATGACCTGAGCGTCGATGGCCTGCACACATACCATGTGCTGGCGGGCAGTACTCCGATCCTCGTTCACAACACCGACTGCCCTCGCGTCATCGCGGTCGATTCCGGGGGCGTAGCGACACCGCTTCCCGTGCACGAGATCGACTCGGCTGTGCACGGCCCGATGGCGCAGAACCATCTGAAGGCGGTGGATGACGGGGCGCCTGCCATCCTTACCCGGATGCAGGGCGAACCGAACCACAGGAGAAACAGGCGACATGCTCAGGCGCACGCGCCGCGGCCGAGGCAGTTCGGGTCGAACGCGACCTGGGAGGAGTACCCCTTCGCGTCGACGTATGAGGGAGGTCAGGGAGCAACACTCACCCTGGCGCCAGGTCCGGTCAACTCCAGCCACGGAAATACTCTGAAGCAGTTCTACGCGGACAACAACCTCAAGGACGGCGACCCGTTCGCCGTACGAGTGAAATAG
- a CDS encoding BMP family ABC transporter substrate-binding protein: MKTVKTRRTWRQAGERPESGRAARLGRSLAVAAGSLRGRAGWAAGSAAVLVLGLVAVWLFLGGEKSGPPDPRARQYKEFDACLLTDDKGILAGTPAAPVWEGMQQASQDTRARVNYVPVMGEQSAENARPFFNSLMQRQCDVVLAVGTPQVEVTEAGAKQHPKVRFVVVDGAEKAGNVTVAKSGDGLKETVAEAIRQAVKASEG, from the coding sequence GTGAAGACGGTGAAGACGCGGCGTACGTGGCGTCAGGCGGGGGAGCGTCCCGAGTCCGGGCGCGCGGCACGGCTCGGCAGGTCGCTGGCCGTGGCGGCCGGTTCGCTGCGCGGCCGCGCGGGCTGGGCCGCCGGCAGTGCAGCCGTGCTGGTGCTCGGGCTGGTGGCCGTCTGGCTGTTCCTTGGCGGCGAGAAGTCCGGGCCGCCCGACCCGAGGGCGCGCCAGTACAAGGAGTTCGACGCCTGTCTGCTGACGGATGACAAGGGGATCCTGGCGGGCACGCCCGCAGCGCCGGTGTGGGAGGGGATGCAGCAGGCGTCCCAGGACACCCGGGCCCGGGTCAACTACGTGCCTGTCATGGGGGAGCAGTCGGCTGAGAACGCCCGCCCGTTCTTCAACAGCCTGATGCAGCGTCAGTGCGATGTCGTCCTGGCGGTCGGCACTCCTCAGGTGGAGGTCACCGAGGCCGGGGCGAAGCAACACCCCAAGGTCCGCTTCGTGGTGGTCGACGGCGCGGAGAAGGCCGGAAACGTCACCGTCGCGAAGTCCGGTGACGGGCTCAAGGAGACGGTGGCCGAGGCGATCAGACAGGCCGTCAAGGCGTCGGAAGGGTAA